The proteins below are encoded in one region of Neodiprion virginianus isolate iyNeoVirg1 chromosome 7, iyNeoVirg1.1, whole genome shotgun sequence:
- the LOC124309498 gene encoding G-protein coupled receptor Mth2-like: MLVPTCLLVVILTLIRPSVEINGNGTELPLPENNVADFNGSESANRSRHILLPIFCCHPGMVRLPGRCESNNDAPLILVKIGELTNELGVEVDIPNHKHHLVTHDPCIADWTRSSIVDFKAGSLWSHEKYCLLWDPKKANFVAKVCYTWVLVTDWDKLCTSIAGFTMPIIFIGYSVVPELKTPHGLIFRCYVATYALAYVGMMGAVLTYELPEYPVFFTIFAELVRFSGFSVISWLNVINFEMWRSFRSLNTLQMRERTRKKFMCYAIYAWLGPILMVAVVNEASTKIPVTYDDPGVAAFKHWTSVGIIFAGSLCNIFLYSMTARVLNKFKKDTRPLTDLSNEHYAARRQWFKLHMKLLVLTGAHSTVWIVWYTWPTAWLTRVFSLAEAIQSGFLLHIFLWNDRVKRYASKLFHQVLCFVAGPNK, translated from the exons ATGCTCGTGCCGACGTGTTTGCTCGTTGTGATTCTGACTCTGATCCGGCCGTCGGTAGAGATCAACGGTAACGGAACGGAACTTCCGCTTCCAGAAAATAACGTCGCCGATTTTAACGGATCAGAGTCTGCGAACAGATCAAGACACATTTTGCTGCCAATATTTTGCTGTCATCCAGGAATGGTTCGGCTGCCGGGTCGCTGCGAGTCGAATAACGACGCGCCTCTTATCTTGGTGAAAATTGGAGAATTGACGAACGAACTTGGAGTCGAAGTCGATATCCCGAATCATAAGCACCACCTGGTCACTCATGATCCTTGCATCGCCGACTGGACGAGATCATCCATTGTAGATTTCAAGGCAGGATCACTGTGGAGTCATGAGAAATATTGTCTTCTGTGGGATCCGAAAAAGGCGAACTTTGTCGCCAAAGTCTGCTACACATGGGTATTGGTAACCGACTGGGATAAATTGTGCACGTCTATAGCTGGTTTCACCATGCCGATAATTTTCATCGGCTACTCTGTGGTTCCGGAACTCAAGACTCCCCACGGATTGATTTTTCGGTGTTACGTTGCCACTTATGCTCTGGCATACGTGGGAATGATGGGAGCGGTACTTACGTACGAATTGCCAGAGTATCCTGTTTTCTTCACGATTTTCG CTGAGCTTGTACGGTTCTCCGGTTTTTCCGTAATATCCTGGCTCAACGTGATAAACTTTGAGATGTGGAGATCGTTCCG GAGTTTAAATACTTTACAAATGAGGGAACGAACGAGAAAAAAGTTCATGTGTTACGCCATCTACGCTTGGCTAGGACCGATCTTGATGGTTGCGGTCGTCAACGAGGCTTCGACCAAGATACCGGTCACCTACGACGATCCGGGCG TGGCTGCATTCAAACATTGGACGAGTGTCGGAATAATTTTCGCTGGTAGTCTCTGCAATATTTTCTTATACTCGATGACGGCGCGTGTActaaacaaattcaaaaaggACACAAGGCCTCTGACAGATTTGTCAAACGAACACTACGCAGCCAGGAGACAATG GTTCAAGCTACACATGAAATTGCTGGTACTGACTGGAGCCCATTCGACAGTATGGATCGTGTGGTACACCTGGCCGACAGCTTGGCTGACCCGCGTCTTCTCCTTGGCAGAAGCTATTCAGAGTGGATTtttgttacatatttttttgtggAACGATAGAGTCAAACGCTACGCGAGCAAACTATTTCACCAAGTGTTGT GCTTCGTCGCCGGACCAAACAAATAG
- the LOC124309499 gene encoding probable G-protein coupled receptor Mth-like 6, with protein MVELARFSVFSLISWLNVMNFEMWRSFRSLNTLQMRERTRKKFMCYAIYAWLGPILMVAVVNEASTKIPFTYDDPGVAAFKHWTSVGIVLTGSLCNIFLYSMTARVLNKFKKDTRPLTDLSNEHYAARRQWFKLHMKLLLLTGVHSIVWIVWYTWPTAWVTHVSALVEAIQFSVQGFVAGPNK; from the exons ATGG TTGAGCTTGCACGGTTCTCCGTTTTTTCCCTAATATCCTGGCTCAACGTGATGAACTTTGAGATGTGGAGATCGTTCCG GAGTTTAAATACTTTACAAATGAGGGAACGAACGAGAAAAAAGTTCATGTGTTACGCCATCTACGCTTGGCTAGGACCGATCTTGATGGTTGCGGTCGTCAACGAGGCTTCGACCAAGATACCGTTCACCTACGACGATCCGGGCG TGGCTGCATTCAAACATTGGACGAGTGTCGGAATAGTTCTCACTGGTAGTCTCTGCAATATTTTCTTATACTCGATGACGGCGCGTGTActaaacaaattcaaaaaggACACAAGGCCTTTGACAGATTTGTCAAACGAACACTACGCAGCCAGGAGACAATG GTTCAAGCTACACATGAAATTGCTGTTACTGACTGGAGTCCATTCGATAGTGTGGATCGTGTGGTACACCTGGCCGACAGCTTGGGTGACCCACGTCTCCGCGTTGGTAGAAGCTATTCA gttttcggTTCAAGGCTTCGTCGCCGGACCGAACAAATAG
- the LOC124309500 gene encoding uncharacterized protein LOC124309500, which translates to MESWDDYGHKEASMLFSNKSEWIETRLFIWNQENKMENIEYQKTLQNFLQEVDVGHPNCRPGVPRDPYYRMDTANHFLPTSLFEELVKRSVSVLNFLSIRAVAKYRRMLQAKLTETTPEVIQCLKATTANKYR; encoded by the exons ATGGAATCCTGGGACGACTACGGACACAAAGAAGCATCGATGCTTTTCTCGAATAAAAGTGAGTGGATTGAAACACGGTTGTTTATTTGGAACCAGGAAAATAAGATG GAAAATATAGAATACCAGAAAACTCTGCAGAACTTCTTGCAAGAAGTAGACGTGGGTCATCCAAATTGTCGGCCAGGTGTACCACGTGATCCATATTATCGAATGGATACCG CCAACCATTTTCTTCCAACGTCTCTGTTCGAGGAGTTGGTCAAACGCTCCGTGTCCGTTTTGAATTTCTTGAGTATCCGGGCCGTCGCTAAGTACAGAAGGATGTTGCAGGCAAAACTAACAGAAACTACCCCCGAAGTTATCCAGTGTTTGAAAGCAACCACTGCAAATAAGTACAGATAA
- the LOC124309501 gene encoding G-protein coupled receptor Mth2-like, translating to MLILYIVRIIVMIINFIGYTVVPQLKTNHGLAIRCYIFTYIILVFAYGSALMLLDSADSLLVRLIGAIIVHYCNISSALWLQVISFDIWRTFRNLRSVDRRVRERRNGQFICYALYAGVSPIILGIPGFICYVWVFMHWDNNSDLEFLILVSYLRTCIESAIYASVCLCNIFFYVGMFCTMRRQRKETAALTEGSNQRHGAQKQWFNLYVKLSLIMGIHMIAWIRIPFTNSGSTFEWIYQVSELLHSILIFRFFIWKDGVKQTFRKRICSAVSICSRKISPGEGNTIGSPSPDANPEEALPRVETAF from the exons ATGCTGATCTTATACATTGTTAGAATAATCGTCATGATCATTAACTTCATTGGTTACACGGTGGTTCCACAGCTAAAAACCAATCACGGATTGGCAATTCGCTGCTACATTTTCACCTACATCATTCTTGTCTTTGCGTACGGTTCTGCACTAATGCTACTGGATTCTGCTGATTCCTTACTAGTACGCCTAATAG GTGCGATTATCGTCCACTATTGTAACATATCCAGCGCTCTCTGGCTGCAAGTCATAAGCTTTGATATTTGGCGGACGTTTCG AAATTTACGATCCGTTGATCGCCGAGTCAGGGAACGTAGAAATGGGCAGTTTATTTGTTACGCCCTATATGCTGGGGTTTCACCCATCATCTTAGGAATACCTGGATTCATCTGTTACGTATGGGTTTTCATGCACTGGGATAACAACTCAGACCTTGAGTTTTTGA TTTTAGTCAGCTATTTGCGAACGTGCATCGAATCTGCGATATACGCTTCAGTTTGTCTTTGCAACATTTTCTTCTACGTTGGGATGTTCTGCACGATGAGGCGACAAAGAAAAGAGACGGCTGCTCTGACCGAAGGGTCGAATCAACGTCACGGTGCACAAAAACAGTG GTTCAACTTGTACGTGAAATTATCCCTGATAATGGGCATTCACATGATCGCGTGGATACGTATCCCATTTACCAATTCGGGATCAACCTTTGAATGGATATATCAAGTTTCGGAACTGTTACACAGTATTCTAatctttcgatttttcatttggaaaGACGGCGTCAAGCAGACATTCCGGAAACGAATTTGCAGCGCGGTATCTATTTGTTCAAGAAAAATTAGTCCTGGTGAAGGTAATACGATCGGTTCACCTTCGCCGGATGCTAATCCGGAAGAAGCATTACCACGAGTTGAAACCGCGTTTTGA